In one window of Burkholderia sp. NRF60-BP8 DNA:
- a CDS encoding prevent-host-death protein, whose product MEQEMKKATTMNLSCDDVARPAPREFVARGLASRDEARRTGEYIDAVNVRAELERMLKAARSMKAVG is encoded by the coding sequence ATGGAGCAGGAAATGAAGAAAGCGACCACGATGAACCTGTCTTGCGATGACGTTGCGCGCCCCGCGCCGCGCGAGTTCGTCGCACGTGGACTGGCATCGCGCGACGAGGCGCGGCGGACCGGCGAATACATCGATGCGGTAAACGTCCGCGCGGAACTCGAGCGCATGCTGAAAGCGGCGCGCTCGATGAAGGCGGTCGGCTAA